A region of Shewanella psychromarinicola DNA encodes the following proteins:
- a CDS encoding flagella biosynthesis chaperone for FliD, FliT codes for MTTTEQQVLIDNLDAISEQCKTVLNRLKSKNDLEEFDELVLNLQELVVKRQNLLNVLIADYSFTQRDYLEHQLELTLSLEVKAKLVMNSLHSEIHLGKKNQRQLDVYKSIDSDR; via the coding sequence ATGACGACCACAGAACAACAAGTGTTAATTGATAATTTGGATGCCATTAGCGAACAATGCAAGACGGTATTGAACAGGTTAAAAAGCAAAAATGACCTAGAAGAGTTTGATGAGTTGGTATTAAATTTGCAAGAATTGGTTGTTAAGCGTCAAAACTTATTGAATGTTTTGATTGCCGACTATTCGTTTACGCAAAGAGATTATTTGGAACACCAATTAGAGCTGACATTGAGTCTTGAGGTGAAAGCAAAGTTAGTCATGAATAGTTTGCATTCTGAGATACATCTAGGAAAGAAAAACCAACGTCAACTTGATGTTTATAAAAGTATAGATTCAGATAGGTAG